One region of Erythrolamprus reginae isolate rEryReg1 chromosome 12, rEryReg1.hap1, whole genome shotgun sequence genomic DNA includes:
- the BRF2 gene encoding transcription factor IIIB 50 kDa subunit encodes MSTQKKCPDCGSLEIVEDSHYTQNQLVCADCGFILTEGLLTTTYADEEHLHEVAYSRSTGQNEQLSRCLQRGIRRVQDLCKVLRLPSLFEDTAVSYYQKAIKCPCFALVSLEKKEIIIGCCVFVTCRQHNWPLTMGTVSLLLYADKELFARTYLQFLKELALDVPTLSLIDLVKTHLNSFKLFQESSSIPAKFLEDKDKLLARTIQIVELASETWLVTGRHPIPIVMAAAFLAWQSLRPVDRLAFTLTKFCKLTGMDMPRPAPKRLKELHNILLQMASQLGWLRGLKVDRRTVSKYTGDLLQHRRVLLRAAFRMVDTTEDHEPENLTAPSDHQPIKPTAALTEEASVAGKKRMPLLPPCILNPTKKPRPSNPDPEGPAITGDEPILDSEIEQYIRTPEETELFSKVQVRLY; translated from the exons ATGTCTACTCAAAagaagtgtccagattgtggctCCCTGGAAATTGTGGAGGATTCTCACTACACTCAGAACCAGTTGGTGTGTGCAGATTGTGGCTTTATTCTAACTGAAGGACTTCTCACCACTACATATGCTGATGAAGAACATTTACACG AAGTGGCATATTCACGAAGTACTGGTCAAAATGAACAGCTGAGCCGCTGCTTACAGCGAG GAATCAGACGTGTTCAGGATCTCTGCAAAGTTCTCCGACTTCCTTCTCTGTTTGAAGATACAGCTGTGTCTTATTACCAGAAGGCAATCAAATGTCCCTGCTTTGCTTTGGTAAGCTTAGAGAAGAAGGAGATAATTATAGGCTGTTGTGTTTTTGTGACCTGTAGACAGCACAACTGGCCCTTGACAATGGGCACTGTCAGCTTGCTCCTTTATGCAGACAAGGAACTATTTGCAAGAACCTACCTGCAGTTCTTGAAGGAATTAGCACTAGATGTACCAACTCTGAGCTTGATTGATCTTGTGAAAACACACCTCAATAG CTTTAAGCTTTTCCAGGAATCAtccagcatcccagccaaatttCTGGAAGACAAGGATAAACTGTTGGCAAGGACAATCCAGATAGTGGAGCTTGCCAGTGAGACATGGCTAGTGACTGGTCGGCACCCCATCCCCATTGTGATGGCAGCAGCCTTCTTGGCATGGCAGTCTTTGCGACCTGTTGATCGCCTTGCTTTCACCCTTACAAAGTTCTGTAAGCTTACTGGCATGGACATGCCACGACCAGCCCCCAAAAGACTGAAGGAATTGCATAATATCCTCCTTCAGATGGCCTCTCAACTAGGCTGGTTGCGAGGCCTCAAAGTGGACCGGAGGACTGTGTCGAAATACACTGGAGACTTGCTGCAACATCGCCGTGTGCTTCTACGGGCGGCTTTCCGCATGGTGGATACCACAGAAGACCATGAGCCTGAGAACCTCACAGCACCATCAGACCATCAGCCGATAAAACCAACCGCTGCTTTGACAGAAGAGGCTTCTGTTGCTGGGAAGAAGCGAATGCCTTTGCTTCCTCCTTGTATCCTGAACCCAACAAAGAAGCCTCGACCCAGCAATCCAGACCCTGAAGGTCCAGCTATCACAGGGGATGAGCCCATTTTAGACAGTGAGATTGAGCAATACATCCGGACTCCAGAAGAAACAGAACTGTTTAGCAAAGTGCAAGTTCGCCTGTACTAG